The following proteins are encoded in a genomic region of Primulina huaijiensis isolate GDHJ02 chromosome 3, ASM1229523v2, whole genome shotgun sequence:
- the LOC140973097 gene encoding interactor of constitutive active ROPs 3-like, with protein sequence MQTPKTRNIPSGGPQRTSPRSTSSEAFQKNSSPRAATSEGSIKSSPGVKSQLKPTARYVDHTASSSNLTSKAPKERSPKVADHKSPRSPVSESKHPGKVSELEFQLCQLENDLKSVKDQLSFTEALKDEAWKAGEESNKQLLALSEKLEDSQNQLLDQSATEEVHKLVLREALEGHDLALKYELETIQKQYSHYLSALASALKEIKQLKFQLEIVSGSEASQAKHSDSTRKDFDALKENLGEAQLLVEDMKKQLKECKDSETQAQMRVVETLTELEIAKMMVETLSSDGHKTTEAYEDVASELGQSKARVKLLEELVSKLKVDICNRDSQTQKKYSESEIARTRKTGEESIEAEFASVKVEAEQLRSALEAANTRYNEVQAQNTEKMRKTIEMLEHIKSTSIQREAELEEALRKSKFEIEELKANLIDKETELQGISEENEGLTLKLEKMLSGMRENELESELEKSKADVESLKSRIVEKEEEWLSASGGNETLRMEIKDVNHCKASDEVVSDLESAGAAEKGALMKIAYMMEEVDKSNRRAARMAEQLEAAQTANADMETELRRLKVQLDQWRKAAEAATAMLSAGNNNGHFMERTGSMDSNCSPGMGIINSPYAGDISEDTLKKKNANVLRRFGVLWKKQQK encoded by the exons ATGCAGACTCCTAAAACAAG AAACATCCCCTCTGGAGGGCCTCAGAGGACTTCTCCTCGGTCTACTTCCTCAGAAGCATTTCAAAAGAACTCAAGCCCTCGAGCTGCGACTTCAGAAGGATCCATAAAGAGTTCTCCTGGAGTCAAAAGCCAGCTCAAGCCAACAGCTCGATATGTAGACCACACTGCATCATCTTCCAACTTAACCAGTAAAGCACCGAAAGAGAGAAGCCCTAAAGTTGCCGATCATAAGTCACCTAGGAGTCCAGTCTCTGAG AGTAAGCATCCCGGCAAAGTTTCTGAACTCGAGTTTCAGCTATGTCAGCTGGAGAATGATCTTAAAAGTGTGAAAGATCAATTAAGCTTCACTGAAGCATTAAAGGATGAAGCATGGAAAGCTGGTGAGGAATCAAACAAACAGCTCTTAGCGCTGTCTGAAAAGCTTGAGGATTCACAGAATCAACTTTTAGATCAGTCGGCTACTGAGGAAGTTCATAAGCTAGTGCTTCGTGAGGCATTAGAAGGACATGATCTGGCATTAAAATACGAACTTGAAACCATACAAAAGCAGTATTCACACTATTTATCAGCACTAGCTTCTGCTCTGAAGGAGATTAAACAACTTAAGTTCCAGCTTGAAATAGTCTCTGGATCTGAAGCATCTCAGGCCAAGCATTCGGATTCTACACGAAAAGATTTTGATGCGTTGAAAGAAAACTTGGGGGAAGCTCAGTTACTCGTTGAAGACATGAAGAAACAGCTAAAAGAATGCAAAGATTCTGAAACACAGGCACAGATGCGAGTAGTAGAAACTCTGACTGAGCTTGAAATTGCCAAGATGATGGTGGAAACACTTAGCTCCGATGGACATAAAACAACGGAAGCATATGAGGATGTAGCTTCTGAGCTTGGCCAGTCGAAGGCTCGGGTTAAACTTTTGGAAGAACTTGTGAGCAAACTCAAGGTTGATATTTGTAACAGAGACTCTCAAACTCAAAAGAAATATAGCGAGTCTGAAATTGCGAGAACCAGAAAAACTGGGGAAGAATCCATTGAAGCAGAGTTTGCTTCTGTGAAAGTTGAAGCGGAACAATTGCGATCAGCTTTAGAAGCTGCTAACACAAGATACAATGAAGTACAAGCTCAAAACACAGAGAAGATGAGGAAGACAATCGAAATGCTGGAACATATAAAATCTACATCAATTCAGAGAGAAGCTGAACTTGAGGAAGCACTGAGGAAAtctaaatttgaaattgaagagTTAAAGGCTAACCTGATTGATAAAGAGACCGAGCTACAAGGTATAAGTGAGGAGAATGAGGGTTTGACACTAAAGCTCGAGAAGATGCTATCCGGCATGAGAGAAAATGAACTTGAGTCAGAGCTCGAGAAATCTAAGGCAGATGTAGAAAGTTTGAAATCCCGGATAGTGGAAAAAGAGGAGGAGTGGCTAAGTGCATCTGGGGGAAATGAAACTTTGAGAATGGAAATCAAGGACGTCAACCACTGTAAAGCTAGTGATGAAGTTGTTTCTGATCTTGAGTCAGCAGGAGCTGCCGAGAAGGGGGCTCTGATGAAGATCGCGTACATGATGGAGGAAGTTGATAAGAGCAACAGAAGGGCCGCACGAATGGCTGAGCAGCTGGAGGCAGCACAAACAGCAAATGCAGATATGGAAACCGAGTTAAGAAGGCTAAAGGTTCAGTTAGATCAGTGGAGGAAGGCTGCCGAGGCAGCAACTGCAATGCTTTCAGCAGGAAACAACAATGGACATTTCATGGAGAGGACAGGATCAATGGACAGCAACTGCAGCCCTGGAATGGGAATTATTAATTCTCCTTACGCAGGTGATATCAGTGAAGAcacattgaagaagaaaaatgccAATGTGCTAAGAAGGTTTGGTGTGTTGTGGAAGAAACAACAGAAATAG